Part of the Halorhabdus utahensis DSM 12940 genome, ACCGACCACTGATGAGCAAAAATATGAAGGCCCATGTATTTTGAGCCTAAAATATCACACGTCACATGACAGATCAGGATACGGGGGCACGAACCCGGATCGACCGTCGTCGATTTCTGACGATTGCGGGAATATCTGGACTTATCACACTCGCTGGCTGTGGGGACGATAGTTCATCTAACGGGGGGACACCGACGGGTACTTCGAACACTCCGGAGCAGTCGGGTATGGTAGAAATCGGGGGCGAGACGCCAACCCAGACGGAAACCGAAACCGAGACTGAAACCGAAACGGAAACAGAAGAGACTGAAACGGAGACCGAAGCGGAAACCGAGACTGAAACAGAGACTGAAACGGAGACCGAACTGGATCCGGAAGTCCCGCAGTCGGCCAACGGGCCGTTGGCTCCATTGCCGACGCCCGACCGAAACGAGGTCCCGAAACCGACAGGCGAAGTAGGCGGCCTCGAAGTGCTCGACTGGGCCGGATTCAAGGGGGCCGTCACCTACTCATATAACAACGGCCAACCCTCGCAGCTCGAACACTACGACGCGCTCGCGGCGACAGAAATGAACATGTCGTTCTATCTCTCCGTCAACGTCGAGGACGACGTCTCGGGGTTCGAGGAGGGCTGGACGCAGGCCGGTCAGGATGGCCACGAACTCGGCAATCAAACCGTCAGCCATCCGTACGTCGATATGACCGAGAGCTCCTTCGGCGAGGCGCTTTCGGATCCAGCAACCGAGATCGAGCAGTGTAGCCAATACATCACCGAGACGCTGGGACAGGAAGACGTCTGGACGATGGCAGGACCCTACGGCGACAGCGGCTGGAGTGAGCCAGCCGAGCAGTCCGATCTCTTTCTCAACCGCAAGCTTGGTGGCGGTGCCATTGGCCCGAACGACAACACCGACCCGTACGACCTGCCGTGTTACGTGGCCGAGGAGGGCGACACGGCCGAGACCTTCACCGGTCTGATCGACGACGCACGGGACAACGGAGAGTGGCAGATATTTACCTTCCACTCGATTTCACCGACCGACCAGGAGTGGTACGCGCCCGTCGACATCGACGCAATCACGGACAGTATCGAATACGCCAAATCCACCGGCGACGTCTGGATCGACACGCTTGCCACTGTCGGCGCGTACTGGCGCGGCCAGGCGCTCCTCGAATCCGCCGACGTCACTGCGTCCGACGGGGAAGCCGTCTGGTCGTGGACGGTGCCGGAGGAGTTCCCGGCCGGCCGCCACGTGCGCGTCACCGTCGACGGCGGGACGCTTTCCCAGAACGGCACGGAACTGGAGTGGAACTCCCACGGGTATTACGAGGTCGCGCTGGACGAGGAGTCCCTGACGCTGTCAGCGTAGGGATTTCGCGTCGGTCGATCCCGACCGGCCAGGAGGTCGCAACGTCTATGTCCGTTGACCGGCCCTCTAGACACATGAGCGACTTTGACGAGGAGGCCGAACGCGAGCGCCTCCGCGAACAGTTCGAGCAGGATCGAAAGAAGCGCGAGGCGACCGAACAGATGAGCGAATTGCTGTTGCAGGGCGCGACGATGACGGATACCCACTGCGAGACGTGTGGCGATCCCATCTTCCGGTACGACGGCCAGGAGTTCTGCCCGACCTGTCAGCAGGCAGCCGGCGAGAACGCAGCCGACGGAACGAACGCCGGCGATGGAGCCGACGATACGGCAACAGCCGACGACGGAACACCCGAAACCCAAAGCGCGGCGGCGAGCCAGCCAGCTGAGCCGGCGGCGAACACCACAGATACACCGGATGAGCAGGCGGTCGAATCACCGGAGAACGTATCGACAGGGAAAGGCGGACAGCCCGGGGCTTCGGGCCAGACGGCAAGTCCGCCGTCGAGTGCCCAGCCCGGGCAGCGTGTCGACGTCCCGG contains:
- a CDS encoding polysaccharide deacetylase family protein, giving the protein MVEIGGETPTQTETETETETETETEETETETEAETETETETETETELDPEVPQSANGPLAPLPTPDRNEVPKPTGEVGGLEVLDWAGFKGAVTYSYNNGQPSQLEHYDALAATEMNMSFYLSVNVEDDVSGFEEGWTQAGQDGHELGNQTVSHPYVDMTESSFGEALSDPATEIEQCSQYITETLGQEDVWTMAGPYGDSGWSEPAEQSDLFLNRKLGGGAIGPNDNTDPYDLPCYVAEEGDTAETFTGLIDDARDNGEWQIFTFHSISPTDQEWYAPVDIDAITDSIEYAKSTGDVWIDTLATVGAYWRGQALLESADVTASDGEAVWSWTVPEEFPAGRHVRVTVDGGTLSQNGTELEWNSHGYYEVALDEESLTLSA
- a CDS encoding Sjogren's syndrome/scleroderma autoantigen 1 family protein, producing MSDFDEEAERERLREQFEQDRKKREATEQMSELLLQGATMTDTHCETCGDPIFRYDGQEFCPTCQQAAGENAADGTNAGDGADDTATADDGTPETQSAAASQPAEPAANTTDTPDEQAVESPENVSTGKGGQPGASGQTASPPSSAQPGQRVDVPGLEPGEQRPPSHGAGDLQDARDSLVATLSSFARQAEATDDPRRAQDALEAAHEAAEALAALENVR